The DNA region TGATGTGTCATATAGTTCTACCAGACAAGTTTTAAATCTtactctttttcagataaaaaacaaATGATGTGGGAAATGAAGAGAAATAACAACTGGTCAACAGGAAAGAAGAGAAAAAGGAATAATCCGAATaagaataacaaaaataaaagattcaaaaaataatgtaaATATTGTTTTGCATCTTTGTTTATGTACATATTTGAATAtaattctttcagaatattaCACAGCTGATTTAATTCAAGCATATTTCTCATTTATAATCATTTGACATTTATTCAGCAAATCCACCATGTCTTTGTATTTGGCCTGGTTACAAGCCTCTTGAACGGGTAACCATTTATAGTCTTGATGCTCATTGGACAGTTTGATACAAGCATTATTATCGGTCAGTTCTGCTAACCAATAATGCACTGTTTTTGGCTTTCCTTTAACATCATAATTTAGGGTGAATTTCTCATTCTCAAAAACTTTGAAGTCTGACTTCACGAGTCCAGCTTCTTCATTAGTTTCTCTATATGCTGCTTGCAGATCAGTTTCCCCAGGATCGGTGTGacctataaaattttttttaaaaagtcCAAACAACCTAATTTTAATATTACTCAGTATTTTAGAACACAAGTCACTACACCGTGTTCCAAATCTATCTATTTTGAGCACTCCACATTGCATCATCACCATCTGATAATTGAATACAATATATCTACACCGGGAAACAACGTtttatgaagaagaaaaaatctttTTGAAACGTAAAAAATCATTTTAGTTCATACTGTTACAGAGATCAGCAACCCATCAATCATCACCATTGATATTGATTAATATCAATAGTCCATTCCAATATTAATAAAAGAAGGCATACTTCTTCAGGGAACGCTACTTCTGTGTTAAGATCTTCAATTACACTTCTTCCATAACAAGCTAATGAAtgtgaattaaaatttaaatttagttTCACGGGAAAAGAAAGAATAAcctttttcaatgaaataaattacCACAAACCTTTGGGAGGTGTCCAATGATGTTCTCCATTAGAAGATTGCAATAAAAGGAACTCAATGACACCCGTGAATCTTCTGAATATTATAAATCCTGCTGCAACTTTTGCCATAATCAACTAATGGTTTTCGTTTATCCAATTTTAAGAGCATTAATAATTAAATTAAAACTGCagacaaaagtgaggttaatATAAAAAATGCCACAGACAGAGACAAACTCTGCCAGAGAAAATTTTATTCGTGCCCATAGAAAcatcttattattattttatcgatAATCAACAAAAATAGCTCAAGAAGATAAttagcaaagattatagtctataatctttgataattAGCAATATCGCTTTATCTTCTTGAAGCTAGCCTATGCACGTAGTATGTAGGTTAGACGTTCGATATCGGCGATTTTATTTTCGTTCATCGCATTCAAGTTCAAATAAATATTGTAGCAACCACAGTCATAATTAAAACACCTGCATTCTCTGgaattcatttgaatattttcattgtgGAGTTATTATTGAACTTATAATCAAGCACATTGAAACTTatgtttcaatttattttgtaaaGTGTTCTGTACAATTATACATCTGCATATATACAAAAATTATACATTTATACAAGTTTACATGAATAACTTTTTCATCTTCTCTTTATCAGCCAAATTCTTCCCTTTCATCAAATGTTCCAAGTTGGCCAATTCCTTCTTAACTACAGTTTCCATAGATGGATCCAATTCAATAACTTTTAAGAAATCACTTTTTGCTTTCTCTGGGTTCCATGCACCAACATGAGCTTTTCCTCGTCTATAAAGTGCTTTTACATTATCTTTCTTACAATTCAATACAGTGGTACAATGCTCAATAGTACCATAATAATCGCCAATATTCAAGAGGCATTGAGAATAGTTCAATAATAGTAGcattttttgttcatttaatttattccagTCATCATCATGAGGCTTCTCCTTAACCATCAACTGTTCTAGAACTCCAATGGCCTTAGCATATAGTTCTGaggcttctttgaattttttcaatttatagtgATCATTGCCCTGTTCTTTAAGCTTTGGAACAAGCTCCAGAAGTTCATTCTCTGTTAACTGCCAGGTTTCTTTCTCATATTGTTCAGGTTGCTCTACTTCAACTATTTCCATAATGAATTCTAAATTTTCTGGTTGTTTGATTAAATTATTGAGATCATTGTATCCAATTCCTTCAGTTTGAAGTGTCATCGCACAACAGTGAGTATTAGATCTTTCCTCTTTAGGCTTGTGTGAATCCCTGAGAACTTTAGACACAAAGGGGTACTCGAGCACTAAAGATTTATGAACTCTAAACCGGCTCACTTCATTCAATGCCATACCTCTCAAAATAGACTCCCATACttctaatttgaattttttgccTATCAATAGTTCTACGGGTTTACCCTGACCCAACTTTTTTGAGTCATCTAATAATGTGTTATCATTATTCAAAATTCTCGTTTGGAAATGAAAATGCACTTTAGTCCCTTCTCTAAAAGCAATTTTTTTAGCACCTGCATAGAGAATTTCTTTAATTATTGGTCTGGATTCGTCAGGATTCATGCTCAGTGTAAGTTGGTCTTCGGATCTTCTACTTCAAATCGAACActtaaaaaattacattttttcctcaaagaaaaaaaaatggacttATACTCTATTATCTGTGGAAACGAATTGATGATTGATGTGAGTGGTGAGTGATATGAGATAAAATTTTAAGATGATTTGGAAatcaatatcaatatttatGTTTGTTACATGAAATGTCATATTTCAGCATTCACATTCACGTAAGGACATAAGACCATAGATATATACTACTTCTCCGTACGTAACTTACTTTCCAACGTAGACTAATTAATAAGCttaattaattaaattttaATTATGTTTATAtcaaagagttactctttcTTTATATGTTCAGTGGTCTTCGGTATTTTAGTGATTCAGTTATTCTAACCTCAACCTGTAAGTAGCTCACCTCTATGTCAAATGTCAATCACGAAACATCAAAATATGTGAATGTAAATAAATATTAGAaccaaaatattattattatatctttGAATAGACCCCTGAGACAAGATAACAATTGTCTCTGTTTTACGGATATTTTTCAATTGGAATTAATTGAATTGAACTTCAGTAAAATGGTATGCGAAAAGTGCGAAAAGAAATTAGGTAAAGTTATAACACCTGATCCATGGAAAAGTGGAGCACGAAATACTACTGAAGGTGGTGGAAGAAAAGTAAATGAAAACAAAGCCTTGACCGCGAGTGTTAATAGATTTAATCCATACACTAGCAAATTCGCAACATGTAGGTAAGAATTAGGCATTATCGAACCTAACAATATATGTAGAATGATAATACTTCTCCTCTTTATTGTATCTCATCTGTTTTTGTTCAGTGGATGTGCTGTACTATGTATTATTCTTGCACCATTTCAATTGTGGTATCTTGTTTCCAGTTAAATTGTATTATGAGTATAGATATAGACTATAGAGAAATAAAAAGTAATAGTTTAATTTCTCAGAATGTAGTCTAGTGCATATTGCATTGTATTATTTCTTTCTATTATATGCATATTATAAGTAATTTCCATATATAAATTGCAAAAATTCTACTCTGAATGTGGGAATTGCCCCAAGAAAGAAGAGGACTGTCGCCCATTGCGAAAATAATTAGGTATATTGAATGTGATAAATTATCTCTGATTCTCTAATTCTCtgaactcgtacaagctcacagagcttctgaggtaTATTTCGGTACCAAGGGAGAATCAGGATAACGTAATATAATTGAATGTTCATATGGACCGCTGTCTGAATCAGTTCCTACTACACTTTGTCATTAGAGGCGAGTTCGTAGCCTGACGTTCATGATGGAAAAACTAGTATCTCGTAGCCGATGAGATATGAGCAGTTCACTTGAAAATAAGTGGGGCAAATCAAATATGGAGCTGTCAAGTTGAATATCGAAGAATTCAACACCTGTAATGAAATTATTCTCGCACTGGGAGATTGCATTTTTACAGTCCTCCTCTTTCTCATTGCGTTCCCTATGTTCGGCATTAAATTTTTGTAATCTGTATATCGAAATTACTTTTTTAAGGCTTGGACAACATGCTCACATATTATGAAAttcaaaaacattgaaaattgtACTTTTTAATTTAGTTAGTTGAATATTGttggtttatttttttatttattgcagGATATGTCGACAGAAAGTACATCAAGCAGGATCACATTATTGCCAAGCTTGTGCTTATAAAAAAGGAATTTGTGCTATGTGTGGAAAGAAAATGCTGAGTACTAAAAACTACAGGCAATCTTCTGCATAGTATGACTTTGTTTTATAATCTATTGACTATATAGGGATCAAAGGAATATTCATGTTCGATATTTAGACTTTCAAGTTATTTTTAATTTGTATATTTGTTACCAATAATCTATATGGATAATACCAACAATTGTTATGTGattgaattcaaaataatgTCTTCTAATTTAAACCTAATGAATATCAACCTACACCACTGGATTTTTACTTATTTATTCATACTGTTTACCCTGGAGATAGATTAATAGCTACATATAGATTTTTTCCTTTCAAATTCATAAATATATGAGAGGCAATACACAGTTTAACAAAAACCTTACCCCCGTTGAACTGAGTACTGTTTCCaatgtttttcaacataaaattaCTGGACTAAACTAAAATTACTAAATAGAGGGCATCAGACATTGCCTCTGTTTCAGATCACCAAAACATTCAATTTAAAATGGAATTAGGCGGCAAACCCATTTAGGAATATTGCAATTCCAGTTTgaccaatagggaatactccttctgacgaaaatgatgtattttttatgaaatatctttgaaacgtcacattttgaaataaccatttcaaccgtttcctaaaaaaatcattttaagcacctaaaaatgtaaaataaaaatgggtatttaaaatttaaagcgtttcatttcgattgcacaagttggcaacatcgactgaaatatgccttgataataaaggacaacaaatacattatcttgatgagatagacaaagaaggttgtctatgaagtctggaACGAACgagtcgtaaaattttatgggatttttatggccggttgcagttgaagctcgccattaagtacgcgcctgtaaatcaacatctgttattttataaacaagctgatcggacattgttcttttcattgtctagtaggcgctgttgccaaatcgtaaactcgaaaCCAAGTAGAGTCCGACCGAACTTTCGTTTTCGGTTTCGGCCTAGTTTCCGCCAAAAAAGCAGGTTTCGGCTCAGTTTCGTTTTCGGCCAAAATCCAGCCGAAACTACAGCCGTAACCGAAACTGAGTTCGGTGCAGCTGCGCTGCTAAGGGTTATCCATAGAATTGTTACTCTTTCGTTATTCATCGCGTATGCGCTCATTGTAATTGTCCTCGCTGGATGATATCGAATCATTTGCGTGACTGGTCTTGGCGCAGCGAACTTTCCATTAGTGCTGTTTGCTGTTAAATTTCGGTACGGCTATCATGACCTATAAATCACAACAGTATCTCAAAACGATAGAAGAAGACGAAGACAAAAGTCTTATTTTCTATTGGTTTCATTCACATcatgtatatgaaataaaatctacaatatcatTCACGTTGTCGTCAATAGCGGATTTGCAACCTGCTAGGCACTTAGCCCTGTTGAATTTagtcaaattattttcacctaCTCTGTTTTTGTCACGAACAGCCGCCATATCAGGCCTACTTTTAGCATTAAGGCAAATCCGCCACTGGTTGTCGTTAAATAACGTTGAATAAAGATCTCTATAGCTTTTTTGATCGGCATTCTGAGTTAACTTTGGTTCATTGACAAGATAGTCATCAAAATGAGCAAAATTTAGAAGATATTCTCTTTTCCTAAAGTTGAAAGAATATTCTCGTACaattaaaaatattgagaaaaaatatttctgtttgCATTCTTCATTTCATGTTTTCCACTAGTGTGTGTTATTCGAAGTTTAATGAAATTGGAAAGATATGGAAGGAATTACTCATTTCATTTCGACATTTTTTTAAAACCACAAATTATTCActggattcaaaaaataattatatgtatTTATATTGATTATCAGTTTTAAGATCAGATTATCGagattattattatgtatataagtgaaaaataatgactgattatgatgaattttcttccacGAAAACATGGCATTATTGAAGTTTCGGTTTCGGTTTCGTTTTCGGCCGAAACTGAGACCGTAGCCGAAATTCGGTTTCGGTTTCGGCCGTAAAAACTAGTTTCGGTCGGACCCTGAAACCAAGTGATTTAAATTTccaaaccccatatttgaagaatgattttgaatagtttccgagattccgaggtgcatttgaaaaattcatgaatgaaactcataattattcagtttcaataaacaaattaattcagatgcataacatccgcagataattcaatcaacgaatgttacgatctaaatcgaactaacaaactaccatcgctcgaagtattaccagaaatttcatttcgccgacaaagagtagatgctgaccatggtttcggctttatttgacctcgtcagagcaacaaaactcattcgtcagcgaaatgctatgaattgccggctccttttattccatatcagtagcgggtattgtgtataaatacatcgtaccgacatctgacagagaaacgggaaccaacccaattcaatttcctaactctcagagcgaagatagcagtatgcatccatatgctttattcccatattgcagatatcgtatattacgataattaagcaagggaaaaagcgcggaaaggttcggatcatgacAGTAACCGATCTGTCGCGTACATGGAaactaagaaatggatcacgccttcatagtaaggcaggtaaataataatcaaattaattcagatgcataacatccgcagataatgaaatcaacgaatgttacgatctaaa from Coccinella septempunctata chromosome 1, icCocSept1.1, whole genome shotgun sequence includes:
- the LOC123309412 gene encoding bis(5'-nucleosyl)-tetraphosphatase [asymmetrical], giving the protein MAKVAAGFIIFRRFTGVIEFLLLQSSNGEHHWTPPKGHTDPGETDLQAAYRETNEEAGLVKSDFKVFENEKFTLNYDVKGKPKTVHYWLAELTDNNACIKLSNEHQDYKWLPVQEACNQAKYKDMVDLLNKCQMIINEKYA
- the LOC123309404 gene encoding AH receptor-interacting protein, which translates into the protein MNPDESRPIIKEILYAGAKKIAFREGTKVHFHFQTRILNNDNTLLDDSKKLGQGKPVELLIGKKFKLEVWESILRGMALNEVSRFRVHKSLVLEYPFVSKVLRDSHKPKEERSNTHCCAMTLQTEGIGYNDLNNLIKQPENLEFIMEIVEVEQPEQYEKETWQLTENELLELVPKLKEQGNDHYKLKKFKEASELYAKAIGVLEQLMVKEKPHDDDWNKLNEQKMLLLLNYSQCLLNIGDYYGTIEHCTTVLNCKKDNVKALYRRGKAHVGAWNPEKAKSDFLKVIELDPSMETVVKKELANLEHLMKGKNLADKEKMKKLFM
- the LOC123309420 gene encoding cysteine-rich PDZ-binding protein, which translates into the protein MVCEKCEKKLGKVITPDPWKSGARNTTEGGGRKVNENKALTASVNRFNPYTSKFATCRICRQKVHQAGSHYCQACAYKKGICAMCGKKMLSTKNYRQSSA